A single genomic interval of Granulicella tundricola MP5ACTX9 harbors:
- a CDS encoding molybdenum cofactor biosynthesis protein MoaE: protein MRVEILDEVLPTDAVMAEMKAGADGAVCVFDGIVRDNTRGRKTLYLDYEAYREMALTQMEGLAAEAIVKFGVRDVALLHRLGRLVVGETSVLIVVASAHRGAAFDACRWLIDTLKKQVPIWKKETFVDGVIWADGEPFPTEVALNGN from the coding sequence GTGCGGGTTGAGATTCTGGATGAGGTGCTGCCGACGGATGCGGTGATGGCGGAGATGAAGGCCGGGGCGGATGGCGCGGTGTGCGTGTTCGACGGAATTGTGCGGGACAATACGCGGGGGCGGAAGACGCTTTATCTGGACTATGAGGCTTATCGGGAGATGGCGCTGACGCAGATGGAGGGGCTGGCTGCGGAGGCGATTGTGAAGTTTGGGGTGCGGGATGTGGCGTTGCTGCATCGGCTGGGGCGGTTGGTGGTGGGTGAGACGAGTGTGCTGATTGTTGTGGCGAGCGCTCATCGTGGGGCGGCGTTCGATGCTTGTAGGTGGTTGATCGATACGTTGAAGAAACAGGTGCCGATCTGGAAGAAGGAGACGTTTGTGGATGGGGTGATTTGGGCGGATGGAGAGCCGTTTCCAACAGAGGTTGCGCTGAATGGGAATTGA
- a CDS encoding VWA domain-containing protein codes for MACGVGGGQAPIERRAPEQAVTTLKAESRLVNVAVNAVDAQGAPVGGLSKADFVISEDGVAQKIAFFEKESATPLSIVMAIDGSESVVTNDRLEKEAGKKFVRALLREQDEFDLMDFSDTVREVVSFTNDKKRIENGLNELRKGDATAVYDAVYLASQRLGETNAGGGRRRVLVLITDGDNTVHGVGYDQAVEQAQRAGVMVYALIVVPIEADAGRNTGGEHALIQMATDTGGNYYYVNDPRDLAKVYAKVSDDLRTQYVLGYYAPEKTVKSRRDGYRKIGVSLVDSQGVSLRYRTGYYSSK; via the coding sequence GTGGCTTGCGGGGTTGGTGGGGGGCAGGCGCCGATTGAGCGGCGGGCTCCGGAGCAGGCTGTGACGACGCTGAAAGCTGAGTCTCGGCTGGTGAATGTGGCGGTGAATGCGGTGGATGCGCAGGGGGCTCCGGTGGGGGGGCTCTCCAAGGCGGATTTTGTGATCTCTGAGGACGGGGTGGCGCAGAAGATTGCGTTCTTTGAGAAGGAGTCGGCTACGCCGCTTTCGATCGTGATGGCGATCGATGGGAGCGAGAGTGTGGTGACGAATGATCGTCTTGAAAAAGAGGCTGGGAAGAAGTTTGTGAGGGCGTTGCTCAGGGAGCAGGATGAGTTCGACTTGATGGATTTCTCCGATACGGTGCGAGAGGTTGTGTCGTTTACGAACGATAAGAAGCGGATTGAGAATGGGTTGAATGAGTTGAGGAAGGGCGATGCGACCGCTGTGTATGATGCGGTGTATCTGGCTTCGCAGCGGTTGGGGGAGACCAATGCCGGAGGTGGGCGGCGGCGGGTGCTGGTGTTGATTACGGATGGGGATAACACCGTTCATGGCGTGGGGTATGACCAGGCGGTCGAGCAGGCTCAGCGCGCGGGTGTGATGGTGTATGCGCTGATCGTCGTGCCGATTGAGGCGGATGCGGGGCGCAATACGGGTGGGGAACATGCGCTGATCCAGATGGCGACGGATACGGGCGGCAATTACTACTATGTGAACGATCCGCGGGATCTGGCTAAGGTGTATGCGAAGGTGTCGGATGATCTAAGGACGCAGTATGTGCTGGGGTACTATGCGCCGGAGAAGACGGTGAAGAGCCGGCGGGATGGGTATCGGAAGATTGGGGTGTCGCTGGTGGATTCGCAGGGAGTGAGTTTGCGGTATCGGACGGGGTATTATTCGAGTAAGTAG
- a CDS encoding AbrB/MazE/SpoVT family DNA-binding domain-containing protein, which produces MPEALERELHLHDGSTVEVGVESGRVVLSGSKAPKYTMQELLDQCDGEMVRSEEDEAWLNVASVGREI; this is translated from the coding sequence GTGCCAGAAGCTCTCGAACGAGAGTTGCATCTTCATGATGGGTCGACTGTGGAGGTTGGCGTAGAGAGTGGTCGGGTTGTACTCTCTGGCAGCAAGGCACCCAAGTACACGATGCAGGAGTTGCTGGACCAATGCGACGGCGAGATGGTCCGCAGCGAAGAGGATGAGGCTTGGTTGAATGTAGCCTCGGTTGGCCGGGAGATTTGA
- a CDS encoding MoaD/ThiS family protein yields MSQKRDMGHPIVSVHNAVGYAELVIVRVLYFGVLKDFVGVAEESMHLDVGSRVGGLVRDLAGRSSKSGEGLGGMMGSIAVAVNREYAGMETVLNDGDEVALLPPVSGGCCAG; encoded by the coding sequence ATGTCCCAGAAGCGGGACATGGGGCACCCAATTGTGTCGGTCCATAATGCGGTGGGATATGCTGAGTTGGTGATCGTCAGGGTGCTTTATTTCGGGGTTTTGAAAGATTTCGTCGGGGTGGCGGAGGAGTCGATGCATTTGGATGTGGGAAGCCGTGTCGGGGGGCTTGTACGCGATTTGGCGGGGCGCTCGTCTAAATCAGGTGAGGGGTTAGGTGGGATGATGGGGTCGATCGCCGTGGCGGTGAACCGGGAGTATGCGGGGATGGAGACCGTATTGAACGACGGCGATGAGGTGGCGTTGCTGCCGCCGGTGAGTGGAGGGTGTTGTGCGGGTTGA
- a CDS encoding UbiA-like polyprenyltransferase, translating to MASLVRNTAVTLEMIKWEHSIFALPFALTGAVLAAGGWPPAVKLLWIVVCMVAARSAAMAFNRLVDATLDEANPRTKMRAIPAGQLSWGFVAGFVVVSSAVFLVAAAMLNRLTLELAPVALVVVLAYSYMKRLTRWSHLVLGLALGIAPSAAWIAVTGSLDPRIIVLTGLVMLWVGGFDVLYACQDFEHDRAVGLNSVPAAFGLEGAFWIARVMHLGVVGLAIWLDRLFGLGVVGYVGTAIVAGLLVYEHCIISPRDLRRMNAAFFLLNGIISVVFFLFVAGAVVVRR from the coding sequence ATGGCTTCTTTGGTTCGGAATACGGCGGTTACGTTGGAGATGATCAAGTGGGAACACTCGATCTTTGCGTTGCCGTTTGCGTTGACGGGTGCGGTGCTGGCGGCGGGTGGATGGCCTCCGGCGGTGAAGCTTTTGTGGATCGTGGTGTGCATGGTCGCGGCGCGGTCGGCGGCGATGGCGTTCAACCGGCTGGTGGATGCGACGCTGGATGAGGCGAATCCGCGGACGAAGATGCGGGCGATTCCGGCCGGGCAGTTGAGCTGGGGATTTGTGGCGGGGTTTGTGGTGGTGAGCTCGGCTGTGTTCCTGGTGGCGGCTGCGATGCTGAACCGGCTTACGCTGGAGCTTGCGCCGGTAGCGCTGGTGGTGGTGCTGGCTTATAGCTATATGAAGCGGCTGACGCGTTGGTCGCACCTGGTGCTGGGGCTGGCGCTGGGGATTGCTCCCTCGGCTGCATGGATCGCAGTTACCGGTTCACTTGATCCGAGGATTATTGTGCTGACCGGGCTTGTGATGCTTTGGGTGGGCGGGTTCGATGTGCTTTATGCCTGCCAGGACTTTGAGCACGACCGGGCTGTGGGGTTGAATAGCGTTCCGGCGGCTTTTGGGCTGGAGGGGGCTTTCTGGATTGCGCGGGTGATGCACCTGGGAGTCGTGGGGTTGGCAATTTGGCTGGATCGGTTGTTTGGGCTTGGGGTGGTGGGATATGTGGGGACGGCGATTGTGGCGGGGCTGCTGGTTTATGAGCATTGCATTATTTCGCCGAGGGATCTGCGGCGGATGAATGCGGCTTTCTTTTTGTTGAATGGGATTATTTCTGTGGTGTTCTTTTTGTTTGTGGCTGGTGCTGTTGTGGTGCGGCGATAG
- a CDS encoding CsbD family protein produces MNEDKATGVLDQVKGSVKQAFGEATNNQSLANEGAADQVKGHAKEAWGSVKDTASNLNHSRDAEDAKLHTEQNAHSFRDSVTNAAESAKESIQRGLHNLEHKAND; encoded by the coding sequence ATGAATGAAGACAAAGCAACAGGCGTACTCGACCAGGTTAAGGGCAGCGTCAAGCAGGCATTCGGTGAAGCGACCAACAATCAATCTCTCGCCAACGAAGGCGCAGCCGATCAGGTCAAGGGCCATGCAAAGGAAGCCTGGGGCAGCGTAAAAGATACCGCCAGCAACCTCAACCACAGCCGTGACGCAGAGGACGCAAAGCTCCACACCGAGCAGAACGCCCACAGCTTCCGCGATAGCGTAACCAACGCCGCCGAAAGCGCAAAAGAGAGCATCCAGCGCGGCCTCCACAACCTCGAACACAAAGCCAACGACTAA
- a CDS encoding DUF6321 domain-containing protein, with translation MATKKTSAKKTSAKKTAAKKAPAKKIAAKKGAGKPPSRKSVSLTKEGKDPKGGLTAAGRKTYNDATGGHLQEGVKGKADTPEKKRRKGSFLTRHFTTPPGPVVKDGEPTRQALQAAAWGEPVPKTEAEEKKLAAKGRKLLAEAKE, from the coding sequence ATGGCGACGAAGAAGACATCAGCTAAGAAGACATCAGCTAAGAAAACGGCAGCGAAGAAGGCTCCGGCGAAGAAGATTGCCGCGAAGAAGGGTGCGGGGAAGCCGCCGAGCCGGAAATCGGTTTCGTTGACGAAGGAAGGTAAGGACCCGAAGGGTGGGCTTACGGCTGCGGGGCGGAAGACTTATAACGACGCGACCGGAGGGCATCTGCAGGAGGGGGTGAAGGGGAAGGCGGATACGCCGGAGAAGAAGAGGCGGAAGGGATCGTTTCTGACTCGGCACTTTACGACTCCTCCGGGACCGGTGGTGAAGGATGGCGAGCCGACTCGGCAGGCGCTGCAGGCTGCGGCCTGGGGTGAGCCGGTGCCTAAGACTGAGGCGGAAGAGAAGAAGCTGGCAGCTAAGGGGCGGAAGTTGCTGGCGGAGGCTAAGGAGTGA
- a CDS encoding prephenate dehydratase yields the protein MWGEAIQGGAGSVSRVAIQGELGSNSHMAALGMQPADGGELRIVPCGLSAEVIERLASGEVDSAVLPIENSLHGSVSEHYDLLLQHEVKITAESLLKIRHNVIVAPGVKLSEIRRVISHPVALSQCRRWLRANGEISAEPFYDTAGSVKEIMAKGLRDTAGIAPELAATQYGGEVLVAGVEDHAENYTRFYRLVRAGAVGVEDAGADKMSVAFSVSHEPGTLIAALEEFRRAGMNLTRIESRPVPGRPWEYVFYVDVRFEGEGQADGVLAALGRSCEMVRELGRYRAA from the coding sequence ATGTGGGGTGAGGCAATCCAGGGCGGTGCAGGGTCCGTAAGCCGGGTCGCGATTCAAGGTGAGTTGGGATCGAACAGCCATATGGCGGCGCTGGGGATGCAGCCGGCGGATGGGGGAGAGCTGAGGATTGTGCCGTGTGGGTTATCGGCTGAGGTGATCGAGCGGCTGGCCAGCGGGGAGGTGGATTCGGCGGTGCTGCCGATCGAGAACAGCCTGCATGGATCTGTGTCCGAACACTATGATCTTCTGCTGCAGCACGAGGTGAAGATCACGGCGGAGAGCCTGCTGAAGATTCGGCATAACGTGATTGTGGCTCCGGGGGTGAAGCTGAGTGAGATCAGGAGGGTGATCTCGCATCCGGTGGCTTTGAGCCAGTGCAGACGGTGGCTGCGGGCGAATGGGGAGATCAGTGCCGAACCTTTTTATGACACGGCGGGGAGCGTGAAGGAGATCATGGCGAAAGGGCTGCGGGATACGGCGGGGATCGCGCCGGAGCTTGCGGCGACGCAGTACGGTGGCGAGGTGCTGGTGGCCGGCGTGGAGGATCATGCGGAGAACTACACGCGGTTCTATCGGCTGGTGCGGGCTGGGGCGGTTGGGGTGGAGGACGCTGGCGCGGACAAGATGAGTGTGGCGTTCAGCGTGTCGCATGAGCCGGGGACTCTGATTGCGGCGCTCGAGGAGTTTCGGCGGGCGGGGATGAATCTGACGCGGATCGAATCGAGGCCGGTGCCGGGGCGGCCGTGGGAGTATGTGTTTTATGTCGACGTGCGGTTTGAGGGGGAGGGGCAGGCAGATGGGGTGCTGGCGGCACTGGGGCGGTCTTGCGAGATGGTGAGGGAGTTGGGGCGGTATCGGGCGGCTTGA
- a CDS encoding lmo0937 family membrane protein has product MLWTITIILVVLWLLGMVSGYTLGSWIHILLVLAVIVLIFNLLSGRRAL; this is encoded by the coding sequence ATGCTTTGGACTATCACAATCATCCTCGTCGTCCTCTGGCTGCTCGGCATGGTAAGCGGATACACGCTTGGTTCCTGGATTCACATCCTGCTCGTCCTTGCCGTCATCGTGCTTATCTTCAACCTGCTCTCCGGCCGACGAGCCCTCTAA
- the lon gene encoding endopeptidase La, whose translation MPSDFVSVIKPTGVKTGEVVGQGEVGRGAIPVLPVRDTVLFPHAVLPLTVGRESSIQLIQSLGEEKTILVVAQQDARLDTPEGTDLHSVGTRATVHKVVKMPNQSLFVFTEGNERVRLGEFTQLMPFMTAEYEILSEVEPEKTPELEALQRNVVSQFQQIVTSSPTLSDDLQTIAINIDEPGRLADFIASSLPFLTTTDKQELLETSSVSARLERVNKHLAKELEVQQLRNKIQSEVQDSVQQSQRDYYLREQMKAIQKELGDLDDTQKDIAELKEKIENAGMPEETQKDALKELARLSRMNPAAADYSLTRNYVEWLAVLPWAKTSSGEVDILKAKAFLDEDHYGLKKVKDRILDYLSVRRLKPDMKGPILCFVGPPGVGKTSLGKSIARALDRKFSRISLGGMHDEAEIRGHRRTYIGALPGQIIQHLKRVEVKDPVFMLDEIDKLGRDFRGDPASALLETLDPEQNNTFRDNYLDQPFDLSKVLFICTANQLDTIPGPLLDRMEIIELTGYTEEEKVAIAQKYLIPRQIKENGVPDDMMEFPQESVALVARHYTREAGVRKLEQQIGTVCRKLARKIAEGRTEKLVITPEIIHEFLGGIKVRVDTEIAERTKRAGVVVGLAWTPAGGDILFIEANKMKGKGGFNITGQIGDVMKESMQAALTWVRSNAIGLGLDEDFTKDLDLHIHVPAGAIPKDGPSAGVTMATALVSLLTDKPVRPLLAMTGEITLSGDVLPVGGIKEKFLAAKRAGVRDVILPVDCKQQVDEDLTPDQTEGITIHYARRIEDVLAVALPKNLVEEVQDEEVREEVLQAAV comes from the coding sequence ATGCCAAGCGATTTCGTAAGCGTGATTAAGCCGACCGGGGTAAAGACCGGTGAGGTTGTGGGTCAGGGTGAGGTTGGACGTGGCGCGATTCCGGTGCTGCCGGTTCGGGATACGGTGCTGTTTCCTCATGCGGTGCTGCCGCTGACGGTGGGGCGTGAGAGCTCGATTCAACTGATTCAGTCATTGGGTGAGGAGAAGACGATCCTGGTGGTGGCGCAGCAGGATGCTCGCCTGGATACGCCGGAGGGGACCGATCTGCATAGCGTGGGAACGCGCGCGACGGTGCATAAGGTCGTCAAGATGCCGAACCAGAGCCTCTTTGTGTTTACGGAGGGCAATGAGCGGGTGCGGCTGGGTGAGTTTACGCAGTTGATGCCGTTTATGACGGCTGAGTATGAGATTCTGAGCGAAGTTGAGCCGGAGAAGACGCCGGAGCTCGAGGCGTTGCAGCGCAATGTGGTGAGCCAGTTTCAGCAGATTGTGACGTCTTCGCCGACGCTGTCTGACGATCTTCAGACAATTGCGATCAACATCGACGAGCCCGGACGGTTGGCGGACTTTATTGCGTCCAGCCTGCCGTTTTTGACGACGACCGACAAGCAGGAATTGTTGGAGACCTCTTCTGTCAGTGCTCGGCTGGAGCGGGTGAACAAGCATCTGGCGAAGGAGCTTGAGGTTCAGCAGCTCCGGAACAAGATTCAGAGTGAGGTGCAGGACTCGGTGCAGCAGTCGCAGCGGGACTACTACCTGCGCGAGCAGATGAAGGCGATCCAGAAAGAGCTCGGCGACCTGGATGATACGCAGAAGGATATTGCGGAGCTGAAGGAGAAGATCGAGAACGCGGGGATGCCGGAGGAGACGCAGAAGGACGCGCTGAAGGAGCTGGCGCGGCTGAGCCGGATGAATCCGGCGGCGGCGGATTATTCGCTGACGCGTAACTACGTGGAGTGGCTGGCGGTTCTGCCTTGGGCCAAGACCTCGTCTGGCGAGGTGGATATCTTGAAGGCGAAGGCCTTCCTGGATGAGGATCACTACGGGCTGAAGAAGGTGAAGGATCGCATTCTGGATTATCTTTCTGTGCGGCGGTTGAAGCCGGATATGAAGGGGCCGATTCTGTGCTTTGTCGGGCCTCCGGGCGTGGGTAAGACCTCGCTGGGTAAGTCGATTGCGCGTGCGCTGGACCGGAAGTTCTCGCGGATTTCGCTGGGCGGTATGCATGATGAAGCGGAGATTCGCGGGCATCGGCGGACGTATATCGGCGCGCTGCCGGGGCAGATCATTCAACACCTGAAGAGAGTTGAGGTGAAGGACCCGGTGTTCATGCTGGATGAGATCGATAAGCTGGGCAGGGACTTCCGGGGAGATCCTGCGAGTGCTTTGCTTGAAACGCTTGATCCGGAGCAGAACAATACGTTCCGGGACAACTATCTGGATCAGCCGTTTGATCTGAGCAAAGTGCTGTTTATCTGCACGGCGAACCAGTTGGATACGATTCCGGGACCGCTGCTCGACCGTATGGAGATCATTGAGCTGACGGGCTATACGGAAGAGGAGAAGGTTGCAATTGCGCAGAAATACCTCATTCCGCGGCAGATCAAAGAGAACGGCGTGCCGGACGACATGATGGAGTTTCCGCAGGAGTCTGTGGCTCTGGTGGCTCGGCATTACACGCGTGAGGCTGGGGTTCGTAAGCTCGAACAGCAGATTGGCACGGTGTGCCGGAAGCTGGCGCGGAAGATCGCGGAGGGTCGTACGGAGAAGCTGGTCATTACTCCGGAGATCATTCACGAGTTCCTGGGCGGCATCAAGGTGCGCGTGGATACGGAGATCGCAGAGCGGACGAAGCGGGCAGGCGTTGTGGTTGGCCTTGCGTGGACTCCGGCGGGCGGCGATATTCTCTTCATCGAAGCGAACAAGATGAAGGGGAAGGGCGGCTTCAACATCACGGGGCAGATTGGCGATGTGATGAAGGAGTCGATGCAGGCTGCGCTGACGTGGGTCCGCTCGAACGCGATTGGGCTTGGGCTGGATGAGGACTTTACGAAGGATCTCGACCTGCATATCCATGTGCCGGCTGGTGCGATTCCTAAGGATGGTCCGAGTGCCGGTGTGACGATGGCGACTGCGCTGGTGAGCCTGCTGACGGATAAGCCGGTTCGGCCACTGCTTGCGATGACGGGCGAGATTACGTTGAGCGGCGATGTGCTGCCGGTCGGCGGAATCAAGGAGAAGTTCCTGGCGGCGAAGCGTGCCGGGGTTCGAGATGTGATTCTGCCTGTGGACTGCAAACAGCAGGTGGATGAGGACCTGACGCCGGATCAGACGGAAGGGATTACGATCCACTACGCTCGGCGGATTGAGGATGTGCTGGCTGTGGCTCTGCCGAAGAATCTCGTTGAGGAAGTGCAGGACGAGGAGGTTCGGGAGGAAGTGCTGCAGGCTGCTGTGTAA